Proteins found in one Poecilia reticulata strain Guanapo linkage group LG6, Guppy_female_1.0+MT, whole genome shotgun sequence genomic segment:
- the LOC103466347 gene encoding zona pellucida sperm-binding protein 1-like gives MRTLSNLRTLCNLRTLSNPRTLSNLRILTLSNLKTLSNLSNIRILIFSNLRTLTLSNLRTLTLSNLRTLTLSNLRTLTLSNLRTLTLSNLRTLTLSNLRTLTLSNPRTLSNLRTLALSNPRTLSNLRSLILSNLITLSNLKTLTLSNLRTLTFSNLRTLSNLRTPCNNPQQPQNPQQRQLQNPLQLPYDASQPQYPSYPKPQMPTKNQYPQPQTPVKPQYPEIPQDSVIPSTKGCDVPPASRVPCGAPDITATECEARDCCFQQSLAFQGQSCYFGKGVTVQCTKDGQFIVVVAKDVTLPHIDLETISLWGAGPGCTHVDSNSIFAIYFFPVTACGTVVMEEPGVIIYENSMTSSYEVGVGPLGAITRDSSYELLFQCRYIGTSVETLVVEVLLWDNPPLPIAVGLGPIRVGLKLGNGQCITKGCNDVNAAYTSYYQDSDYPVGKVLRDPVYVEVQLLNKTDPTLVLTLGRCWATTGPNPHSLPQWDILING, from the exons ATGAGAACCCTCAGCAACCTCAGAACCCTCTGCAACCTCAGAACCCTCAGCAACCCCAGAACCCTCAGCAACCTCAGAATCCTCACCCTCAGCAACCTCAAAACCCTCAGCAATCTCAGCAACATCAGAATCCTCATCTTCAGCAACCTCAGAACCCTCACCCTCAGCAACCTCAGAACCCTTACCCTCAGCAACCTCAGAACCCTCACTCTCAGCAACCTCAGAACCCTTACCCTCAGCAACCTCAGAACCCTTACCCTCAGCAACCTCAGAACCCTTACCCTCAGCAACCTCAGAACCCTCACCCTCAGCAACCCCAGAACCCTCAGCAACCTCAGAACCCTCGCCCTCAGCAACCCCAGAACCCTCAGCAACCTCAGATCCCTTATCCTCAGCAACCTCATAACCCTAAGCAACCTCAAAACCCTTACCCTCAGCAACCTCAGAACCCTTACCTTCAGCAACCTCAGAACTCTCAGCAACCTCAGAACCCCCTGCAAC AATCCCCAGCAACCTCAGAACCCCCAGCAACGTCAACTTCAGAACCCCCTGCAATTGCCATATGATGCTTCACAGCCTCAGTACCCTTCATACCCTAAACCCCAAATGCCTACAAAAAATCAGTATCCTCAGCCACAGACACCTGTTAAGCCTCAGTATCCTGAGATTCCACAAGACTCTGTGATTCCCAGCACTAAAGGTTGTGATGTGCCACCAGCCTCAAGAGTACCATGTGGAGCTCCAGACATCACTGCCACTGAATGTGAGGCCAGAGATTGTTGCTTTCAACAATCTCTGGCCTTTCAAGGCCAGTCTTGCTACTTTGGAAAAGGAG TGACAGTCCAGTGTACCAAGGATGGCcaatttattgttgttgtagCCAAAGACGTCACCCTGCCCCACATTGACCTTGAAACAATCTCACTGTGGGGAGCAGGTCCAGGCTGCACACACGTTGACTCCAATTCCATTTTTGCTATCTATTTCTTTCCTGTTACTGCCTGTGGCACTGTTGTCATg gaGGAGCCTGGAGTTATAATCTATGAGAACAGTATGACATCTTCCTATGAAGTGGGTGTTGGACCTCTTGGAGCCATTACCAGGGACAGCAGCTATGA ATTACTCTTCCAGTGTAGGTACATTGGCACCTCAGTTGAAACTCTGGTGGTCGAAGTTCTGCTGTGGGATAATCCTCCTCTGCCAATTGCTGTTGGTCTTGGACCCATCAGAGTGGGTCTGAAGTTGGGCAATGGCCAATGCATTACAAAGGGTTGCAACGATG TGAATGCAGCCTACACCTCTTACTATCAGGACTCAGACTATCCTGTTGGCAAAGTACTGAGGGATCCAGTGTATGTGGAAGTTCAGCTGCTTAACAAGACAGATCCCACACTCGTTCTGACTCTTGGACGCTGTTGGGCAACTACAGGCCCCAACCCTCATAGCCTGCCACAGTGGGACATTCTGATTAATGGGTaa
- the LOC103466082 gene encoding putative cation exchanger C521.04c, which yields MSLSSTRSSDSTSRRRKTAEQSQDPSCVLDPHTSYNHEEIHDGSQETQLPDATHTPSPYHSLCPAASCASRHVCEDSWEEIQSKRTIRVENEVEANKLVNNYRFGFRKWKSHVTARPFEDRSDVVKELYSDLNVIKPHSGPGHFITCGNLAYVLLFGWWISLAYFLVGILMFITVIGLPYGKLCWKLCCYFLWPFGNTIHEIGATLRRCCEEAPDCECSLETVVDSSSVLLPSATEGPAPEVPERPPRVPYWHRLSTYIWLLLGFPPLAVIHSLVCFVSWILVFTIPVAKMSAQTVGVILLLPPEDVLLSSSSHRKHQGYETRALLCCYHAANWYYYKYTVDGINVFAVNLLPLVIVALVIGYIDTENQFASSDVKFATAICSIIPLSYYIGMGIASIAAQSNFAVGAVVNATFGSITELTFYITALLRGHRAANPCLQEVVKAALTGTLLGCILFIPGICMIIGGLKHSEQRFNSRSAGVSSALLFISVGGVFAPTLFSKAYGNLVCDACTNATGGNGSSNASGPFVCHNCHYDLKNGTLFRDHIQPLVYTVSALLPAAYIIGLIFTLKTHSHIYNIHVGEGQEISHQGTVVHWSRWRSLLILIVATILTSACADLATEHIQPILNQPNVSQYFIGVTVLAMVPEIPEIVNGIQFALQNHISLSLEVGSCIAVQVCMLQIPILVLFNAFCDVGFVLLFSDQHLWASIFSVILVNYIFMDGKSDYFQGTALVVVYLILLALYYFAPSPSGC from the exons ATGTCTCTGTCGTCCACACGCAGCTCAGACTCGACCAGCCGGAGGAGAAAGACCGCAGAACAGTCGCAGG ATCCTTCATGTGTTCTTGATCCTCATACAAGTTACAATCACGAGGAGATCCATGACGGATCGCAGGAGACCCAACTACCTGATGCCACACACACTCCGTCTCCATATCACTCCTTGTGTCCTGCAGCATCTT GTGCAAGCCGGCATGTCTGTGAAGACAGCTGGGAGGAGATACAAAGCAAGAGAACCATCAGAGTGGAGAATGAAGTGGAGGCTAACAAGCTGGTCAACAACTACAGG TTTGGTTTCAGAAAGTGGAAGAGCCACGTCACGGCGCGACCGTTTGAAGACCGATCAGATGTTGTGAAGGAGCTTTACTCTGATCTGAACGTCATCAAACCACACTCGGGTCCAG GTCACTTCATCACGTGTGGAAATCTTGCGTATGTTCTCCTGTTTGGTTGGTGGATTTCTCTGGCATATTTTTTGGTCGGTATTCTGATGTTCATCACTGTTATCGGCTTACCCTACG GGAAGCTTTGCTGGAAGTTGTGTTGCTACTTCCTGTGGCCATTTGGAAACACAATCCATGAG ATAGGAGCCACTTTGCGGAGATGTTGTGAGGAGGCACCAGACTGTGAATGCAGCCTGGAGACGGTGGTGGACAGCTCCTCGGTTCTATTGCCTTCGGCCACAGAGGGACCGGCTCCAGAGGTGCCAGAACGACCTCCTCGCGTTCCTTATTGG CATCGTCTCTCCACCTACATCTGGCTGCTGCTGGGTTTTCCTCCTCTTGCTGTCATCCATTCTCTGGTCTGCTTCGTCTCCTGGATCCTGGTCTTCACCATCCCGGTCGCTAAGATGAGCGCTCAGACCGTGGGCGTCATTCTGCTCCTGCCTCCTGAGGACGTCCTGCTGTCCTCCAGCTCTCACAGGAAG CATCAAGGCTATGAGACCAGAGCTCTGCTGTGCTGCTACCATGCTGCAAACTGGTACTACTACAAATACACTGTTGATGGGATTAATGTGTTTGCTGTCA ACCTCCTCCCCCTAGTTATTGTTGCCCTGGTAATCGGGTATATTGACACAGAAAATCAGTTTGCCAGTTCAGATGTCAAGTTTGCCACAGCGATCTGCTCCATCATACCCCTGTCTTACTACATCGGCATGGGCATCGCGAG TATCGCCGCCCAGAGTAACTTCGCTGTCGGCGCCGTGGTGAACGCCACCTTCGGCTCCATCACAGAGCTGACCTTTTACATCACCGCCCTGCTCAGAGGCCACCGGGCGGCCAATCCCTGTCTGCAGGAGGTCGTAAAGGCGGCGCTGACTGGGACACTGCTCGGATGCATCCTCTTCATCCCT ggcATCTGCATGATAATCGGGGGCCTGAAACACAGCGAGCAAAGATTCAACAGCCGATCTGCGGGAGTGAGCTCTGCATTGCTCTTCATCTCTGTGGGAG GTGTTTTTGCTCCCACGCTTTTCTCCAAGGCGTACGGGAACCTAGTGTGTGACGCCTGCACCAACGCCACGGGAGGAAACGGCTCGAGCAACGCCAGCGGGCCGTTTGTGTGCCACAACTGTCACTACGATCTG aaaaatggCACTCTGTTTCGCGACCACATCCA ACCTCTGGTGTACACCGTGTCCGCCCTCCTGCCCGCCGCCTACATCATCGGACTGATATTCACTCTGAAGACGCATTCGCACATTTACAACATCCATGTTGGAGAAGGGCAGG AGATCAGTCATCAGGGGACGGTGGTCCACTGGTCCCGCTGGAGGTCTCTGCTCATCCTCATCGTGGCCACCATTCTGACGTCCGCCTGCGCCGACCTCGCCACCGAGCACATCCAGCCCATTCTCAACCAGCCCAACGTCTCTCAG TACTTCATCGGGGTGACGGTTCTCGCAATGGTCCCCGAGATCCCAGAGATTGTTAACGGGATCCAGTTCGCACTCCAGAACCACATCAGCTTAAG TTTGGAGGTTGGAAGCTGCATAGCTGTGCAGGTCTGCATGCTGCAGATTCCAATACTGGTCCTTTTTAATGCCTTCTGT GATGTGGGTTTTGTGCTGCTCTTCAGCGATCAGCACTTGTGGGCCAGCATTTTCAGTGTCATTCTGGTCAACTACATCTTCATGGATGGCAAGTCGGATTATTTCCAGG GTACTGCCCTGGTGGTCGTCTACCTCATCCTCCTGGCTTTGTATTACTTTGCTCCGTCTCCGTCTGGCTGCTGA
- the LOC103466081 gene encoding kelch domain-containing protein 10-like codes for MSSLESNGTSSHLNEFEKLSWRPSVRDSGSKKRARWLQARRIFSPNGLNLRIPNRFLKEGHCIPSARSGHRCVADSSNLYVFGGYNPDFEEAGGSENEDYPLFRELWRFHFATATWQQIRTEGYMPTELASMSAVLHGNNLLVFGGTGIPFGENNSNDVHVCNVQYRRWNLLNCKGKKPNKIYGQAMVIINGYLYVFGGTTGYLYSTDLHRLDLSTREWTHLKPKNAPLDLPDERYRHELAQDGQRIYILGGGTSWMSYPLDKIHAYNLETNYWEEIVTKPHEKAGYPAARRCHSCVQVKDDVFICGGYNGELILSDLWKINLQTFQWTKLPAMMPEPAYFHSAAVTPAGCMYIHGGVVNMSGNQRTASLYKVWLVVPSLLEMTWEKLLKLFPHLTQLSALQLLSLGLTHSLIQRLK; via the exons ATGTCGTCGCTTGAATCGAACGGAACCTCCAGTCACCTCAATGAGTTTGAGAAACTGTCGTGGCGGCCCTCTGTCCGCGATTCAG gCTCCAAGAAGCGAGCACGATGGCTTCAGGCTCGGCGCATCTTCTCCCCAAACGGCCTCAACCTCCGGATCCCCAACAGGTTCCTGAAAGAAG GACACTGCATACCCTCTGCYCGCAGTGGACACCGCTGTGTTGCAGACAGCTCTAACCTGTACGTGTTTGGAGGCTACAACCCCGACTTCGAGGAAGCGGGCGGGTCAGAGAATGAGGACTACCCTCTCTTCAGGGAACTCTGGCGGTTTCATTTCGCCACAGCCACCTGGCAGCAGATCCGCACAGAGGGCTACATGCCCACTGAGCTGGCGTCCATGTCGG CTGTATTGCACGGCAACAACTTGCTTGTGTTTGGTGGCACTGGGATTCCCTTTGGTGAAAACAACAGCAACGACGTCCACGTCTGCAACGTCCAGTACAGACGGTGGAACCTGCTGAACTGCAAGGGGAAGAAACCAAATAAGATCTATGGACAG GCGATGGTCATTATAAACGGCTACCTGTATGTGTTTGGAGGCACGACGGGCTACCTTTACAGCACCGACTTGCACCGGTTGGACCTGAGCACCAGGGAGTGGACCCACCTCAAGCCCAAAAACGCACCGTTAGATCTACCCGACGAGAG gtacAGACACGAGCTGGCTCAAGACGGACAGAGGATATACATTTTAGGAGGTGGAACCTCATGGATGTCATATCCGTTAGATAAA ATTCATGCATATAACCTGGAGACTAATTACTGGGAAGAAATTGTAACCAAACCCCATGAAAAAGCAG GTTATCCTGCTGCTCGCAGGTGTCACAGTTGTGTTCAGGTCAAAGACG ACGTGTTTATATGTGGAGGTTATAACGGCGAGCTCATCCTGTCAGACTTGTGGAAGATAAACCTTCAGACCTTTCAGTGGACAAAGCTGCCCGCCATGATGCCGGAACCGGCCTACTTTCACTCTGCTGCTGTCACTCCG GCCGGCTGCATGTACATCCACGGCGGTGTTGTCAACATGTCTGGGAACCAAAGGACTGCCTCTCTGTATAAAGTGTGGCTAGTGGTGCCCAGTCTGCTGGAAATGACCTGGGAGAAGCTGTTGAAATTGTTCCCTCACCTAACGCAGCTGTCCGCCCTTCAGCTGCTGAGCCTGGGACTGACACATTCACTAATTCAGAGGCTCAAATAG